Proteins found in one Quercus robur chromosome 2, dhQueRobu3.1, whole genome shotgun sequence genomic segment:
- the LOC126716048 gene encoding cytochrome c, translating to MASFAEAPPGNPKAGEKIFKTKCAQCHTVDKGAGHKQGPNLNGLFGRQSGTTPGYSYSTANKNMAVNWGENTLYDYLLNPKKYIPGTKMVFPGLKKPQDRADLISYLKESTA from the exons atggcGAGCTTCGCAGAAGCACCACCGGGAAATCCCAAGGCCGGCGAGAAAATCTTCAAGACCAAGTGCGCTCAATGCCACACCGTCGACAAAGGCGCTGGTCACAAACAAg GACCTAATCTAAATGGTCTTTTTGGAAGGCAGTCTGGCACAACTCCTGGGTACTCCTATTCTACTGCAAATAAGAATATGGCTGTGAATTGGGGAGAGAATACGTTGTATGACTACTTGCTTAACCCAAAGAAG TACATTCCTGGAACGAAGATGGTTTTCCCTGGTTTGAAGAAGCCACAAGATCGTGCAGACCTCATTTCTTATCTGAAGGAATCGACTGCATGA